The genome window GCCAAGCATGGCGCGAGCATCTGCGCGCACATCCGACAGGGAACGTACATTCCCTTCCCGGTGCGTCGCGTCGATATCCCAAAGCCGAACGGAGGCACCAGAATGCTGGGCATCCCGACGGTGCAGGACCGCGTGATCCAGCAGGCAATCGCGCAGATTCTGACTGCGCATTACGACCCGACCTTTTCGGAATACAGCTATGGATTCCGTACGGGACGCAGTGCGCATGACGCGATCAAGCAATCGACCGCCTACATTGAAGGCGGCTGTCGCTTCATCGTAGAAATGGATCTTGCGAAGTTCTTCGATACGGTGAACCACGACAGACTGATGTCGCGCCTTGAGAAGGACTGCGCCGACAAACCGCTTCTGAAGCTGATCCGACGGTATTTGCGGACGGGCATCATGTCCGACGGGCTGGTTGAAGCTCGCGAGGAAGGCACGCCGCAAGGATCGCCGCTCAGCCCAATCCTGTCGCTGATCGTCCTTGACGAACTCGACAAGTTCTTGGAGAAGCGCGGATTGCGGTTCTGTAGGTACGCGGATGATTGCAACATATACGTGCAATCGCGTCTCGCGGGCGAACGTGCGCTGGCAACGGCAACGAAATTTATCGAGGAGACGCTCAAGTTGCGGGTGAACCGCGACAAGAGCGGCGTCTTTCGCCCTGGCAGGGCGAAATTCCTCGGCTACACGTTCTGGCGCCGGAAGCCAGTCGCACACCCGAAAAGCATCGACAGACTGAAGCAGAAGCTGAAGGCTGTCTTCTTTCGGGCGCGAGGCTCATCGCTTCTCGCGACCATCAAGCGACTCAACATGATCCTGCGAGGGTGGCGGAATTATTTCCAGCTTGACCTTCGCAAATCGGTATACGACAAGCTGGACTGCCATATCCGGAGACACCTTCGGAAGCTGGTGTGG of Sutterella faecalis contains these proteins:
- the ltrA gene encoding group II intron reverse transcriptase/maturase, whose protein sequence is MLQACDRVITNKGAPGVDGMTVDQCSGHFAKHGASICAHIRQGTYIPFPVRRVDIPKPNGGTRMLGIPTVQDRVIQQAIAQILTAHYDPTFSEYSYGFRTGRSAHDAIKQSTAYIEGGCRFIVEMDLAKFFDTVNHDRLMSRLEKDCADKPLLKLIRRYLRTGIMSDGLVEAREEGTPQGSPLSPILSLIVLDELDKFLEKRGLRFCRYADDCNIYVQSRLAGERALATATKFIEETLKLRVNRDKSGVFRPGRAKFLGYTFWRRKPVAHPKSIDRLKQKLKAVFFRARGSSLLATIKRLNMILRGWRNYFQLDLRKSVYDKLDCHIRRHLRKLVWLAWKKPKRRLAALIKLGIPTAEARKAAGVGSGAWRMSGTQTMHKAYPIDFFRRNKLYSLLEMR